GGATGGCTGATTGCCGAAAGCGAGGTCAACCGAAACCCTTAAAATTAATAACGCGATATTAAATACCATGATATTAAAATTCATCGATCGGGAAGAGGAGCTCCGGGCACTTGAGGAGCTTTACGCCCAGGACAAGGCTCACCTCGTCCTCATCTACGGCAGGAGAAGGGTGGGAAAGACCGAGCTTGTGAAGCAGTTCATAAATGGAAAGAAGGCCTTCTACTTCCTAGCTAAAAAAGAGCCGATGGAGCTTGAGCTGGATAGGCTCGTAAGGGCCTTCAACAGGAAGTTCAACGTCTTCATCGAGGCTGAGAACCTTGAGGAGTTCTTTGAGAGAGTAAAAGAGTTCGGAAAGATAGCCTTCGTAATAGACGAGTTCCCTTACTGGGTTGAGGAAGATAAGGGGATTCCCTCAACATTCCAGTACATCTGGGATGAGGTGCTGAAGGACTCAAAGGTTTTTCTCGTTCTGCTCGGTTCTTCGATCTCGACGATGGAGAGCCTTATGAGTTACAAGAACCCGCTCTACGGCAGGAGGACTGGTCAGATAAAGCTCCGTCCCCTTGAATTCTTCCACCTGAAGGAGGCTTTCCCGCGCTACAGCTGGGAGGAGCTCGTTAAGGTCTATGGAACTATAGACGGAATTCCAGCTTACTTCCAGTACTTCGATGACTCTCTTTCAGTGGAGAAAAACATCGAGAACAACTTCTACAACCGGGTGAGTGTCCTCTATGAAGACGCCGAGAGGTTGCTGAAAGACGAGCTGAGGGAGCCGACTACGTACCTCAACATCCTGAAGGCCATAAACGACGGAAAGGCGAAGCTCACGGAGATAGCTAATGAGACGAGGGTCGCTGTGACGAACCTCCCGAAGTACCTCAAAGTTCTTGAGACCCTCGACCTCGTAAAGAAGGAGTACCCGATAAACCAGAGAAAGCGCGGGCGCGGTGTTTACAGGGTGAAAGACTTTTACCACCGCTTCTGGCTCCGCTTTGTCTACCCCTACCGCGATGACATAGAGATCGGAGCAATAAGCTTCGAGGACTTCCAGAGCGACTTCAACCGCTACCTCGGCGAGGTCTTCGAGAGCGTTGCCGGACAGTTCCTGATCAGGATGAACCGTCTCGGAAAGCTGCCCTTCAGGTTTACGAAGCTCGGAAGGTGGTGGCACAAGGGGGAGGAGATCGACTTGGTTGCCCTCAACAGCATCACAGGGGAAGCGGGCTTTTTCGAGGCCAAGTGGAAGAACTTGAGCGAAAGGGAAGCGAGGGGAATCCTGAAAGACCTTGAAAGAAAAGCGGAGCTCACGGGAATACCAGGGAATTACTTCGGACTGATCGGGAAGAGGATAGAAGGAAAAGAGAGCCTCAGAGAGAAAGGCTACCTCGTCTTTGACCTCGAGGATTTCAATGAAGTTGGGGAGGAAGGGCGCTGACTACTCCCTCACCAGCCTCCTCGCCAGCTCAGCGTAGAGCGCCGGCATCTTGCGGAGCGAGTCTATCTCAACGTACTCGTTCGGGCCGTGGATGTTGCCTCCCCTCGGGCCAAAGTCTATCGCCTTCACCCCGTAGGGCGTGAAGAACCTTGAGTCTGCCGCTCCAGGCCCCTCCACCGGTTCCGCCTTCTCGCCGAGCTCCTCAAGGACTTCCAGAGTCACTCTGACGATCTTTTCCTCCGGGTGGGTGAAGAGGTAGCCCGCCTTTTCATTGGTGGCAACCTCTATCTCCGCCTTCGGAAGGTTGAACTCCGCCACTTCCCTCATCGCCTGCTCAATCTCGTCCTTCAAGCGGCTCATCGCCCTCACGTCAAATTTGAGGATGTGCTTCCCGTCTTTGATGGAATACAGATTGGGCGTGATCGAGACGCCGTAGTCGCTGTACTTCTCCGCTTTTATCGGAGCCCTCACGAAGGGCACCACCGCCTTGAGGAGCCTCGTGAGGCCGACGTCAACCTCGACTTCCTCACCCTCGCCGGGAACAACGTACGTAAGGGTCACTTCACCCGGCACGACGTTGCCCTTGAGGAACTTTCCTTCGAGCGAAACGGCGAAAGCCTCTCTGCTCCGGAGGAAGTGCGAGGCCGCTATGAGAGGGTGTGTATCAACGCCGGGGAGGAAGTAGGCGGCGTGCCTCGTCTCCAGCACGGGCGTCCTTATCCTGAAGATCTCACGCTTAATAGTGCCCTTAACCATTGTTTTCTCCGAGGGGACGCGCACGGTAACTCCAAAGCCCTTCCTCCTTCTGATTATCGGCTTCATTCCAATCCCGTCGGCGTTCACCATGTACTCGGGAAGTTTTCCCTCTTGAGCAAGCCTTTCAGCTATGTGCATCGCCATCCTGCCACCGATTTCCTCATCGCCCGTGAAAGCAAAGAGAACCTTTCCATCGAGCTTCTCCTTCGAGAGCTCCTTCAGTGCGAGCATTATTGAGGCAACGTTGCCCTTGTCGTCGGCACTGCCCCTTCCGTAGGCGCGGTCTCCTTTTACTGTGAGCTTGAAGGGATCGGTCTCCCACTCCTCCCTGTTTACGGGCACGACGTCGAAGTGGGCCATAAAAAGGAGCTTCGGCTTTCCTTCCCCAATCTCACCGTAGACCGCGTAGTAGCCGTCGCGCTCGATCAGCTCGCTCTCTATCCCCCACGATGCGAGCGTATCCCTTATGAAGGCCGGGCAATCCCTGGAAGGCCTTATCCCCCTGGCCGGGTCGTTCACAGTCTCAAAGGACACAAGGCTTGAGAGGAGTTCGAGAACGTCCATCGAAACCACCGTTAAGATAGACGTCGAAATGATATTTAAGGGTTGGTCTGGTTTGAGACATAGACTACCTCAACCTCCACCCTGAAGTTTGCCGCAATAACCAGGATAACCAAAACAAGGAGCAGAACTAATCCTTTGGAGACCCAGATCGGATAAGGTTCAGGAAATTCAATTTCCGACTTCATAACTGTGCCTTCGTCCCACACAGGGGCTTCAGACGGCATCTTTGAGAGCACGAGGAGTATCAAAAAGTCCCCCGCCATTCCAGCGGTGTTGAAGATGTATAGGAGTGCCCAGAAGGGAGAGCGAGTAAGCCACGAGACTAAGAAGGCAGCAATGGAAATTAAAATAGGAGCCACTATCACGTATCTCGCTTTCTTAACTGTCAAGGGAGTCCTAAAGCTGATGTAAGGCGTAACCATTCCATACTTGGCTGAGATCCCAAAGCCGACGTCAGCGCCGCAGAGCTTTGCCACAAGGGCGTGAAACCCCTCGTGAAGAAGGACGGTAAGGACGAGCGGAAGAGCAAGGTAGTAAAGGGTATCCCAGTATGAACGAAACGACACTTCAAGCCAGGGTGCTGTTAGGGCAGAGCCTATGAGCAGAAGCAGGGATAGGATTATGACGTCGTTGTAGTACTTGAAGATGTCAAATTCTCCTCCCGAAACGTCCTCCCCCATCGCCATTCCAGCACAAACTAACGATGGAAAGTTAAAAAGATTTTGACCAACAAGTGAGTGAGAGAAAGAGGCCTCAGAACTCCCTCTCGACGAGGAACTCCGCGAGAAGCTCAAGGTCTCTCCTGGCTTCGCTCTCAGGGAGAACCTTGAGGGCCTCGTTCGCTTCCCTGATGAGGTTCTTGGCATAGTTTGCCGCGTAGTCTATGCTGCCGTACTTCTTGAGGAGTTCGATGGCCTTCGCGACCTCCTCCTTGACGTTCTCGTCGTGTATCAGCGCATCGCCCTTAGCATCGCCAGCATACTTGCCGAAGACTTTCAGGAACTCGGCCTTGTCCTCCTCGCTCGCGTGCTCAAAGAAGTGGCTCACTATGAGCGTCTTCTTACCCTTCCTTATGTCGCTTCCAACGGGCTTTCCGAGCTTCTCCTCGTCGGCAATCAGATCGAGGACGTCGTCCCATATCTGGAAGGCTATTCCGACGTTCATGCCCCACTTTGAGAGGGCCCCGATGTACTCCTCGTCCTCCGTGCCCACTATTGCACCTATCTCTGCCGAGCCCTGGAAGAGCGCGCCGGTCTTGCCGCTTATCATCTTGAGGTACTCCTCTACGGTGACCTCTTCCTTCGTCTCGAACTCTATGTCGAGGGCCTGGCCTTCACAGAGAAGGTTGGAAGTCCTGACGAGAACATCCAGGATTCTCGCCTTCTTCTCGGCTGGGACTTCCGCTTTGGCTATCGCCTCGAAAGCCTTGCTGAAGAGCAGATCGCCGGCGAGGATTGCCATGTTCACTCCCCAGAGCTTGTGGACGGTCGGCCTGCCGCGCCTGAGCTCGTCCATGTCCATTATATCGTCGTGAACGAGGGAGTAGTTGTGGATGAACTCAACGGAAGCCGCCGGATAGAGGGCCTTCTCCGGGTCGCCGCCAACTGCCTCGGCCGCGCGGAGGACGACGAAGGGCCTAACGCGCTTTCCACCTGCAAGAGGGTAGTGTCTAGCAGCTTTATAAAGCTCAAGAGGCTCCTTTTCGGGAACAAGTTCGAGAATGACCCTATCAACGTCCTTCGCCTTCTCCTTAATCCTTGCAAACAGCTCATCGTACTTTCCCATGATACCACCCCGTGAGCAATGAAAGTGAAGCTGAAAAAAGAGAGAAGGTATCCTTTATCAGTTTTACCCTCACTCAATCTCAACCGTGTATCCGTTCCTCGACACGAAGACATCTCTGCCGATCAGGTAGCCCTCTTCCTCGGCAAGCTCGGCGTAATGGGTGAGCATCCTGAACTCGCCGTGGGCCGGAACGATGTTCTCAGGGTTGAGCATCCTGAGGAGGTAGCGGTGGTCTTCCCTGCTCGCGTGGCCGGAGACGTGGAGATCTTTTATCATCCTGACGCCCTTCATCTTGAGTTTTGTCTCCAGGATGTAGCGCTGGGCCCTGTTGAGGGGGTTCGGTATCGTTCCAGCGGAGAAAACGACCGTATCCTGCTTTCCTATGTCGTAGAGCTCACCGTTGGCCATCCTGGTCAATACTGCCCCCGGTTCACCCTGATGGCCCGTAACAACGAGGAGGTAGTTCTCCCTCGCTCCAGAGACTTCAGCGAGGACTTTCTTTATGGCATTCGGGCTTCTGACTGCCCTCGCTCCCTTCATCTTTATCAGGCCGAGCTGTTTGGCTATTCCGGTGTACTTCGCCAGAGACCTGCCAACGAAGACGGCCTGCCTGCCCATCTTGTTGGCTATCCAGATAAGCTCCTGGAGACGGGCTATATGGCTGGCAAAGGTGGTCGCTATGAGACCCTTCTCGTCCATACCCTCGTAGAGGAAGAAGTCTTCCAAGAGCATCTGGGCAACGGCCTCGCTCGGTGTCTTAGTCGGCTCTGCGACGCGGGTTGATTCGGCTATGAGAACCTTGACGCCCTCCTTGCCGAGCTCCTTTAGGCGTTTGTAGTCAGGCCTCTCACCGAGCGGGTTGTTGTTGTCGAACTTGAAGTCGCCGGTGTGGACGACCGCACCCTCGGGAGTGTGGACAACCACCATCGCCGCCTGAGGTATCGAGTGAGTTATCCGTACGAACTCTATCGCCAGGTTCTCGCTCACCTGGACTATCTCGCCGAATTCCGTTTCGTACATCGGGTTCTTGACCTCGAAGTACTGCTCGCTCTTGACCTCGCTCTTGGCCAGCTTTATCGTGTAAGGAGTCCCGTATATCGGAACGTCCGGGTAGTGAGGTGCTATTTTCCCGACCGCTCCAATGTGGTCGAGGTGGCCGTGGGTGAACGTTATCGCCACGACCTTCTTGTTTCTCAGAATTGAATCATCGGGTATTGCGCCGAGCCTCTGGAGTTCCTTGGTCGGGAACTGCTGAATGTTGACATCCTCGTGGATGAGAACGCGGTCGAGCCTTATGCCCATGTCAATTATAACGACTTCCTCTTTCCTGCCGTCAGAATAGCCGACGGCGGTCATGTTCTTACCGACTTCCTCGTAGCCGCTGATTGTGTAAACTCTAATCATGCCTAATCCTCCTCCTGCCCCAGGCCCCTCTCGAGGCGTGGGGCTGCGTTGCTCATAGTTGTTGTCATGGGTTTAAAAAGGTGTGCATTTGAAAGAAGTACGAGAAGAAAGAGGGAAAGCGCAAAGGACGGAAATCAGATGCCCCTGTTCCTCAAGTAAGAGGGCAGGTCAATCCTCTGCTCCAGCCACTCCCTTGTGAAGCCCGTTATTACGAGCGGAACCTTTCTCAGCTCCTCGACATTTCTGGCCCCGACGAGGAACATGGCGTTTCTTATCTCCTCTATGTAACGCCTGAGGATTTTTATCACGCCCTCAACATCGCCCTTGACGGCCGGCTTGAGGAGTGGCAGAGCAACACCCGCGAAGGTGGCTCCCATCGCTAAAGCCTTCGCCATCGCTATGCCGTCCCTCATCCCGCCTGTGGCTATTATCGGGAGTTCTGTGGCGTACCTAACTTCCGCAACGCTGATGGCGGTCTTTATGCCCCAGTCCCAGAAGCGAAGGGCTAAGTCCTTTCCGATCTCATCTTTCGCACGATAGTACTCCACACCGCTCCAGCTCGTCCCGCCGAGGCCACCCACGTCGATGGCGTCGATACCTATGCTCTCAAGCCTCACCGCGACCTCCATGGAGACCCCTGCCCCGGTCTCCTTCGCGATTATCGGATACGGAAACTCGGCCTTCAGCTCTGCTAAAGCCTTCAAAACGCCCCTGTACTGTGTGTCCCCCTCGGGCTGGACGCTCTCCTGGAGCGGGTTCATGTGGATGGCCAAGGCATCGGCTTGGATCGTCTCAACGGCCTTAAGCGCCTCCTCAAGGCCGTAGCGCTCCCTGATTGTCTCGGAGAACTGAGGAGCACCGAGGTTTCCAACGAGAAACACATCGGGAGCAACGTCCCTAACGTAGTAGCTCTCCCAGGTCTCGGGCTTCCTTATCATGGCCCTCTGACTGCCAACGCCCATCGGAATGTTGAGCTCCTGGGCGGCTTTGGCAAGGGTTTTGTTAATCCTCCCCGCGAGCTGTGAACCCTTCGTTCCGCCGGTCATTCCAGCGATGAAAATCGGATAGTCGAACTTCCTCCCAAGAAACTCGACGCTCAGGTCGATTTCATCCTTGTCAATCTCGGGCAGGCTCATGTGGACGAAGTGGACATCCTCAAAACCGTTGGTGACATGCGCCTGGACGTTCCTCTTGAGGCAGTGCTCTATGTGCTCGAACTTCCTGATGATCGTGAGTTCCTCCCTATCAAACTCCCCCATTACAACCACCGAAGGAATAGAGGAAAAGAAGTTAAAGAAGTTTCCGCTCACTCCATCGCCTTCTCGATGAGCGCCCTCATGTGAATCTCTGCGCTGTCGAGGACTTCTATGCCGACGTCGCCGGGCTTTATTGCCAGCGGGAGCTCAGTACAGCCCAAGATTACACCCTCAACGCCTTCCCGGGCGTACTTTTCAATCAGCTCAACGAGGTACGGCTTGCTCTCAAGCTTGCCCAGGGCCAGCTCGTTGAATATTATCGAGTTTACCCTCTCGCGCTCTTCCTCGTCTGGAACTACAACCTGGAAGCCCTTCTTTTCGAGAGCCTCCCTGTAAAACGGCATTTCCATCGTGGTCTTTGTTCCGAGCAAGAGGAGCTTTTTAAGGCCGCGTCTCCTTGCCTCCTCCGCAACTGCATCTATTATGCTGACCATTTCAGCGTTCACGGCCTCCTGAACGTCCGGGAAGACTATGTGCGGCGTGTTCGCGGCGATGCCGATTACCTCCGCTCCGGCCCTCTCAAGGGCCTTAGCCGCTTCGATGAGCATCTCCTTCCTCCCTTCCCAGCCGCGCGGGTTGTCCTTGAAGGTCTTGAAGTTCATCGAGAAAACAACCAGCTCCGGGAAGAAGTAGGGCTCGAAGAGCTCCCTCGATATTTCGATGTATTTGCGGTAGTAGTACTCGGTTGATTCAGGGGTTGTTCCGCCGATGAGACCTATCCATTTCATCGGGATCACCAACGCAAGTGGACAGAAATGGTTAATAGTCTTTCCAATGAAAGGGATTTCAAGAAAAGAAGGAAGTGAAGGTCAGGCCTCTTCCAGCCTTATTCCCCTGCTTTCGAGGTACTCAACGGTTTTCTCCAGTTCTCCTTCGTCCTCGGCAAAAATTATCAGCCCTATGTACTTCCCAAAGCCTTTGGGAGAGGAGTGAATTCTGACATTGAACCTCTCAAGCGCCTCCCTGAGAATGGGAGCCAGCTTGCTCTCGTCGGTTATCTCTGCCAGAAACTTTCTCTGAAGGAACTTCCTTCTTCCAAGTCTTGGAAGGACTTCCTTCTCAAGCATGGCCTTCATTTCCCTTGGCATACCTGGAAGGACGAATATCTTCACACCCTTATGCTCGATGAAAGCTCCGGGCGCGGCTCCCCCAGTGTTCTCAAGCGGCTCCGCCCCCTCTGGCAAATAGGCCATCTTCTTCCGCCCCTCGTTCAGACTCGGGTCGTCTATGTAGCCTTCGCTGTAGAGCTTCTCGTAGAAGGCCTTTATCCTCTCAAGGCACTTCTCGCAGAGGACGAGCTTCCTGCCCAAAGCTTCAGCGACGGCCAACATTGTAACGTCGTCGTGAGTCGGACCAAGGCCGCCGCTGATGACGAGAACCTCAGGCTTCCTTGCAAGTATCTCCCCAACGACGGCCTTTATCTCCTCAACGTCGTCTCCGACCGTCGTTATCCTCCTCACCCAGTAGCCCTGCTCGGTCAGCTTCGAGGCTATGAAGGCAGAGTTGCTGTCGACGGTGTGGCCGGTCAAAAGCTCATCGCCGATGGTGAGGACTTCGGCGAACATACCCCTCACCTCAGCCTCGTTCCGAAGCCGTCCCCCCTAATAGCCCCGCTCAGCCTGCCAGGAACTTTACCGTTCACGAACCAGACTTCAGAGTAGTGGGCCATCTCGTAGGCTTTCCTCAGCTTGTTGCATATCCCCCCGGTAACGTCTGTCCCGGCGGCGGTGCAATGAAGCCTTTCAAGGAGGGCAGGAACTTCCTCGCGGGCAAGTTCCGGAATGAGAGTCCCCTCGCCAGGTTTTCCGTCGTAGATGCCGTCAACGTCCATGAGGAATATCGCCTTCTTCGGCTTGAGCATTTTCGTGAGGTACGCCATTATCTGGTCGCCTGAGAGGATGTCTATTCCCTGGGCGACATCAACGGAAACATCACCGAAGAGGATTGGAATGAAATCCAGCTCAAGGAGCTTCTCAATGACCTCTATGTCGGCGTAGAGTATCTCCCCTCTTTCCGTTATGAACAGGGAGGAAGTGGATATTGAAAACCCTGGAAGGTTGTGGTCAGTAAATATCTCAACGAACTTGGAATTGGCCCTAAGCATTGACTGATGAGTTAGTGAAAAGCCGAGTCTCCTCCAGCTGTCAATCCCCCAGCTCCCGGAAAGCCCCTCTCTTATGGAGTACTCTTTAGCATAGTGGTGTCCAAAGCTGCCTCCCCCATGGACTATAACGAATTTTTCATCGGGATAGAACTCAGCCAGCTCTCTTGCAATTTCCTCAACGACGTCCGTCCTGAAGTTTTCTGGCTCCCCCCTCTTATCACTGAAGACGCTACCGCCGATCTTGATGAGTATCACTCTTCCACCTCCTCAATCCTCATGCCCTCCCTGCTTATCTTCGTTATCATCGGCGTTCCGCCGGCTATGGTTATGGCCGTTGCCACCTCGCTCTGCTTCCCAGGGGCGAGGGCGTACATACAGCCACCGCCACCAGCACCGGTAATTTTTGCTCCAAGAGCGCCGGCGGTTCTGGCAGCGTAAACCAGCTCGCTGAGCTTCTTGGTCGAGACGCCAAGAGCATCGAGGAGGCCGTGGTTTATGTTCATTAGCTTCCCGAGTGTCTGGAACTTCAGTTCCCTGTCGAGGTCGGAGGTGATGACTTCCCTGGCCTTCTCAACGAGCCTGCCCATTGAGTTCAATATCGGCTCGAATATCTCTGGCATCTCCTCGTAGTTTTTCCTGACCATTGCAACGAGCTCTTTCGTGGACCCGCTCGAACCTGTGTATCCAACGACTAGTGGAAGCTCCATGAAGGGAAGGTGCTCGAACTTCCCCTTCTGGTAGTGTATGAAGCCGCCTATGGCGGAAACTGTTGGATCGATGCCGCTCGATGCGCCTTGGACGAGGAGCTCAACCTTGTGGCCGAGCTTTCCAACCTCCTCGTTGCTCAGCTCGAGGCCGAGGAGCCTTGAGACCGCCCCGATGGTCGCAACGGCAACGGCAGCAGAGCTTCCAAGACCAGCGCCGACGGGAATCTGGGAGGTTATCGAGACGGTTATGCCCTTCCCGTTTACGTCCGCTTCTTCCCTTACGAGCTCTATCGCCTGCCTGACGTAGCCGAGAACTTCAGCGGCCTTTCCGTAGTCGCTCTCGAAGTAGATGCTGTCCTCGGTGAAGGAAACTATCAGGCCTGGAGTCCTTATGTCATGGGCCTCTATCTTTATCGCTCCCGTATCGTTGAACTCGGCGCTGACGTACGTCCTCAGGTCTATGGCAGCCGCTATGGCGGGTTTTCCGTAAACAACGCTGTGCTCTCCAAAGAGGATAATTTTAGCCGGTGCCGAGGCAAGAACCCTTTTAACGCTCATTTTTGACCCTCCAAAAACTTCTCTATAGTCTCAAT
This sequence is a window from Thermococcus kodakarensis KOD1. Protein-coding genes within it:
- a CDS encoding ATP-binding protein, encoding MILKFIDREEELRALEELYAQDKAHLVLIYGRRRVGKTELVKQFINGKKAFYFLAKKEPMELELDRLVRAFNRKFNVFIEAENLEEFFERVKEFGKIAFVIDEFPYWVEEDKGIPSTFQYIWDEVLKDSKVFLVLLGSSISTMESLMSYKNPLYGRRTGQIKLRPLEFFHLKEAFPRYSWEELVKVYGTIDGIPAYFQYFDDSLSVEKNIENNFYNRVSVLYEDAERLLKDELREPTTYLNILKAINDGKAKLTEIANETRVAVTNLPKYLKVLETLDLVKKEYPINQRKRGRGVYRVKDFYHRFWLRFVYPYRDDIEIGAISFEDFQSDFNRYLGEVFESVAGQFLIRMNRLGKLPFRFTKLGRWWHKGEEIDLVALNSITGEAGFFEAKWKNLSEREARGILKDLERKAELTGIPGNYFGLIGKRIEGKESLREKGYLVFDLEDFNEVGEEGR
- a CDS encoding M20/M25/M40 family metallo-hydrolase; the encoded protein is MDVLELLSSLVSFETVNDPARGIRPSRDCPAFIRDTLASWGIESELIERDGYYAVYGEIGEGKPKLLFMAHFDVVPVNREEWETDPFKLTVKGDRAYGRGSADDKGNVASIMLALKELSKEKLDGKVLFAFTGDEEIGGRMAMHIAERLAQEGKLPEYMVNADGIGMKPIIRRRKGFGVTVRVPSEKTMVKGTIKREIFRIRTPVLETRHAAYFLPGVDTHPLIAASHFLRSREAFAVSLEGKFLKGNVVPGEVTLTYVVPGEGEEVEVDVGLTRLLKAVVPFVRAPIKAEKYSDYGVSITPNLYSIKDGKHILKFDVRAMSRLKDEIEQAMREVAEFNLPKAEIEVATNEKAGYLFTHPEEKIVRVTLEVLEELGEKAEPVEGPGAADSRFFTPYGVKAIDFGPRGGNIHGPNEYVEIDSLRKMPALYAELARRLVRE
- a CDS encoding DUF3267 domain-containing protein, with product MAMGEDVSGGEFDIFKYYNDVIILSLLLLIGSALTAPWLEVSFRSYWDTLYYLALPLVLTVLLHEGFHALVAKLCGADVGFGISAKYGMVTPYISFRTPLTVKKARYVIVAPILISIAAFLVSWLTRSPFWALLYIFNTAGMAGDFLILLVLSKMPSEAPVWDEGTVMKSEIEFPEPYPIWVSKGLVLLLVLVILVIAANFRVEVEVVYVSNQTNP
- a CDS encoding polyprenyl synthetase family protein; protein product: MGKYDELFARIKEKAKDVDRVILELVPEKEPLELYKAARHYPLAGGKRVRPFVVLRAAEAVGGDPEKALYPAASVEFIHNYSLVHDDIMDMDELRRGRPTVHKLWGVNMAILAGDLLFSKAFEAIAKAEVPAEKKARILDVLVRTSNLLCEGQALDIEFETKEEVTVEEYLKMISGKTGALFQGSAEIGAIVGTEDEEYIGALSKWGMNVGIAFQIWDDVLDLIADEEKLGKPVGSDIRKGKKTLIVSHFFEHASEEDKAEFLKVFGKYAGDAKGDALIHDENVKEEVAKAIELLKKYGSIDYAANYAKNLIREANEALKVLPESEARRDLELLAEFLVEREF
- a CDS encoding RNase J family beta-CASP ribonuclease; this encodes MIRVYTISGYEEVGKNMTAVGYSDGRKEEVVIIDMGIRLDRVLIHEDVNIQQFPTKELQRLGAIPDDSILRNKKVVAITFTHGHLDHIGAVGKIAPHYPDVPIYGTPYTIKLAKSEVKSEQYFEVKNPMYETEFGEIVQVSENLAIEFVRITHSIPQAAMVVVHTPEGAVVHTGDFKFDNNNPLGERPDYKRLKELGKEGVKVLIAESTRVAEPTKTPSEAVAQMLLEDFFLYEGMDEKGLIATTFASHIARLQELIWIANKMGRQAVFVGRSLAKYTGIAKQLGLIKMKGARAVRSPNAIKKVLAEVSGARENYLLVVTGHQGEPGAVLTRMANGELYDIGKQDTVVFSAGTIPNPLNRAQRYILETKLKMKGVRMIKDLHVSGHASREDHRYLLRMLNPENIVPAHGEFRMLTHYAELAEEEGYLIGRDVFVSRNGYTVEIE
- the fni gene encoding type 2 isopentenyl-diphosphate Delta-isomerase gives rise to the protein MGEFDREELTIIRKFEHIEHCLKRNVQAHVTNGFEDVHFVHMSLPEIDKDEIDLSVEFLGRKFDYPIFIAGMTGGTKGSQLAGRINKTLAKAAQELNIPMGVGSQRAMIRKPETWESYYVRDVAPDVFLVGNLGAPQFSETIRERYGLEEALKAVETIQADALAIHMNPLQESVQPEGDTQYRGVLKALAELKAEFPYPIIAKETGAGVSMEVAVRLESIGIDAIDVGGLGGTSWSGVEYYRAKDEIGKDLALRFWDWGIKTAISVAEVRYATELPIIATGGMRDGIAMAKALAMGATFAGVALPLLKPAVKGDVEGVIKILRRYIEEIRNAMFLVGARNVEELRKVPLVITGFTREWLEQRIDLPSYLRNRGI
- a CDS encoding aspartate/glutamate racemase family protein, whose protein sequence is MKWIGLIGGTTPESTEYYYRKYIEISRELFEPYFFPELVVFSMNFKTFKDNPRGWEGRKEMLIEAAKALERAGAEVIGIAANTPHIVFPDVQEAVNAEMVSIIDAVAEEARRRGLKKLLLLGTKTTMEMPFYREALEKKGFQVVVPDEEERERVNSIIFNELALGKLESKPYLVELIEKYAREGVEGVILGCTELPLAIKPGDVGIEVLDSAEIHMRALIEKAME
- a CDS encoding molybdopterin-binding protein; translation: MFAEVLTIGDELLTGHTVDSNSAFIASKLTEQGYWVRRITTVGDDVEEIKAVVGEILARKPEVLVISGGLGPTHDDVTMLAVAEALGRKLVLCEKCLERIKAFYEKLYSEGYIDDPSLNEGRKKMAYLPEGAEPLENTGGAAPGAFIEHKGVKIFVLPGMPREMKAMLEKEVLPRLGRRKFLQRKFLAEITDESKLAPILREALERFNVRIHSSPKGFGKYIGLIIFAEDEGELEKTVEYLESRGIRLEEA
- a CDS encoding isopentenyl phosphate kinase; translated protein: MILIKIGGSVFSDKRGEPENFRTDVVEEIARELAEFYPDEKFVIVHGGGSFGHHYAKEYSIREGLSGSWGIDSWRRLGFSLTHQSMLRANSKFVEIFTDHNLPGFSISTSSLFITERGEILYADIEVIEKLLELDFIPILFGDVSVDVAQGIDILSGDQIMAYLTKMLKPKKAIFLMDVDGIYDGKPGEGTLIPELAREEVPALLERLHCTAAGTDVTGGICNKLRKAYEMAHYSEVWFVNGKVPGRLSGAIRGDGFGTRLR
- a CDS encoding mevalonate kinase translates to MSVKRVLASAPAKIILFGEHSVVYGKPAIAAAIDLRTYVSAEFNDTGAIKIEAHDIRTPGLIVSFTEDSIYFESDYGKAAEVLGYVRQAIELVREEADVNGKGITVSITSQIPVGAGLGSSAAVAVATIGAVSRLLGLELSNEEVGKLGHKVELLVQGASSGIDPTVSAIGGFIHYQKGKFEHLPFMELPLVVGYTGSSGSTKELVAMVRKNYEEMPEIFEPILNSMGRLVEKAREVITSDLDRELKFQTLGKLMNINHGLLDALGVSTKKLSELVYAARTAGALGAKITGAGGGGCMYALAPGKQSEVATAITIAGGTPMITKISREGMRIEEVEE